One window from the genome of Natronomonas pharaonis DSM 2160 encodes:
- a CDS encoding nitrite/sulfite reductase, whose product MPHKKEAYKEELYGDTVQEKILEFADRGFDSIPESERDEWFCRFKFWGLFHQRSGQEGYFMMRLTNCNGRLDPGQLRAIGEVADEYATGPETNPEFGNGWIDLTTRQSVQLHWIRLEDVPDVWDKLEAAGVTTRSSGGDTMRNIVGCPVAGKADDEIIDTQPILDRFQDEIRDDDALCNMPRKFNISITGTPEGGAQDSINDIGLEPAQKEIDGEEQLGFNVRVGGGLGGHEPRVARPLDVWVAPDRAVDIVRAFVELYHDYGDRENRSKNRSRFFVDDNGPEWIRETLQAEYVDWELKTSGADMRDRYTYNAGRPSEDGAFDYVGVHDQKNGKKWVGLSVACGRLESQEAIRLAELAAEYGSGEVRLTRRQNPLIMDVDPNRVDDLLREPLLHKHTPEPNPFVRGATACTGTEFCGLALTETKARMARMLRWLRDNVDLPEDVCQLKIHFSGCTADCGQANTADIGLLGMRARKDGEMVEALDIGLGGGIGEDPSFVNWIRQRVPADEVPGAIKNIVEAYAAHRFAGQTFREWVAATSDEQLIELCEPVETSYDDPCLYDAKQSWYPFDAEKQATKGVQGADD is encoded by the coding sequence ATGCCGCATAAAAAAGAAGCGTACAAGGAGGAGTTGTACGGTGACACAGTACAGGAGAAAATCCTCGAGTTCGCCGACCGCGGGTTCGATTCTATTCCCGAGTCGGAGCGCGACGAGTGGTTCTGCCGGTTCAAATTCTGGGGGCTCTTCCACCAGCGCTCTGGACAGGAAGGCTACTTCATGATGCGCTTGACCAACTGTAACGGTCGGCTCGACCCGGGACAGCTTCGAGCAATCGGCGAAGTCGCCGACGAATACGCGACAGGTCCCGAAACGAACCCCGAGTTCGGCAACGGGTGGATTGACCTGACGACGCGGCAGTCGGTACAACTCCACTGGATACGGCTCGAAGACGTTCCGGATGTGTGGGACAAACTCGAAGCGGCCGGTGTTACGACCCGCTCGTCGGGCGGCGATACAATGCGGAACATCGTTGGGTGCCCGGTTGCCGGCAAGGCCGACGACGAAATCATCGACACCCAGCCGATTCTTGACCGGTTCCAAGACGAGATCCGGGATGATGACGCGCTCTGTAATATGCCGCGGAAATTCAACATCTCTATTACAGGGACGCCGGAGGGCGGCGCACAGGACTCGATCAACGATATCGGACTCGAACCAGCACAAAAAGAGATTGACGGCGAGGAGCAGCTCGGATTCAATGTTCGCGTCGGCGGCGGTCTGGGCGGCCATGAGCCGCGGGTTGCGCGTCCGCTCGACGTCTGGGTCGCCCCCGACCGTGCGGTCGACATCGTGCGCGCTTTCGTCGAACTGTACCACGATTACGGGGACCGCGAAAACCGCAGCAAGAATCGGTCACGGTTCTTCGTCGATGATAACGGACCCGAATGGATCCGAGAGACACTGCAGGCGGAGTACGTCGACTGGGAACTCAAAACCAGCGGCGCGGATATGCGGGATAGATACACCTACAATGCCGGGCGTCCCAGCGAAGACGGCGCATTCGACTACGTCGGCGTCCACGACCAAAAAAACGGGAAGAAATGGGTCGGTCTCAGTGTTGCCTGTGGACGGCTCGAATCACAGGAAGCGATTCGGCTTGCGGAACTCGCCGCGGAGTACGGTTCGGGTGAAGTTCGGCTAACGCGCCGACAGAATCCGCTGATTATGGATGTCGACCCGAACAGGGTTGATGACCTGCTCCGAGAGCCCTTGCTGCACAAACACACGCCCGAACCAAACCCATTCGTCCGCGGCGCGACCGCCTGTACCGGCACGGAGTTCTGTGGACTCGCCCTAACCGAAACGAAGGCCCGAATGGCCCGGATGCTCCGGTGGCTGCGGGACAACGTCGACCTGCCCGAGGACGTGTGCCAGCTTAAAATTCATTTCTCCGGATGCACGGCCGACTGCGGACAGGCCAACACCGCCGACATCGGCTTGCTCGGGATGCGGGCCCGGAAAGACGGTGAGATGGTCGAAGCGCTAGATATCGGCCTCGGTGGCGGTATCGGTGAGGACCCATCGTTTGTCAACTGGATTCGCCAACGCGTCCCCGCCGACGAAGTGCCTGGCGCGATCAAAAACATCGTCGAAGCGTACGCGGCCCACCGCTTTGCGGGACAGACGTTCCGTGAGTGGGTTGCTGCGACGAGCGACGAGCAACTGATTGAGCTGTGTGAGCCTGTCGAGACGAGCTACGACGACCCGTGTCTCTACGACGCCAAGCAGTCGTGGTATCCGTTCGATGCAGAAAAGCAGGCCACCAAGGGCGTCCAAGGTGCTGACGACTAG
- the nasA gene encoding assimilatory nitrate reductase NasA, which produces MSQWTPTTCMRCAVGCGLLQRSDGTELTDVRGDPSHPATCGADCKRGVQETLAAESKRLTKPLVRRGGTLQPTDWDTAIGVVATRFIEAVRADSGNVAVFGSGQQTNEAAYALGKLARGGLGTPHYDANTGLCMASAITAYDHAFGGNAPPPTYDDIPAADTHLIWGANPATAHPVLFNWVVNSANDGGQIVVIDPVESKTAARADTHIQLKPGADLALARGVIAHIVDTGGVDTTFVKSNTTGYDCMADALPAVQEAAETAGVTVDDIETIADAVDAKTLLYWGMGVNQNIQGTATARALIDLCLVTGNLGPGSGPFSLTGQANSMGNRVCASKETWPGHQQYTDQSVRKTVANTWNVPFSRLPTGRGDGFVSIINRMARGEIDICWTVATNPAVGLPDADHVRSVLEDVFLVVQDAFRSQTVECADVVLPAATWGETTGTTMNMERRVAPLSAAVEPPGEARQDLDIIAAIGNRIEPELFDEPPLDPSDVFAELRSITAGAPADLSGISYERLERHGAVRWPAADTDSEGGYLYFDDGEWSFDTDSGLAAFSSGTHSGVAEPVDGQYPLTLTTGRSAGVYNTGVRNAETLTDGLPRARMHPRTITEQLAAFDRGRTVVESRRGSVTVAVEPDEGIPRGLVWLPIHNPAVNTLTLPTVDPQSDEPNYKQCAVRIRAPTETDPVAETEQAADTVNG; this is translated from the coding sequence ATGAGCCAGTGGACGCCGACGACCTGCATGCGGTGTGCGGTCGGCTGTGGCTTGCTACAGCGTAGCGACGGGACAGAGTTGACAGATGTACGTGGTGACCCATCACATCCGGCTACTTGCGGTGCGGACTGCAAGCGTGGCGTTCAAGAAACGCTTGCTGCCGAAAGCAAACGCCTCACAAAGCCGCTTGTTCGTCGAGGAGGGACGCTGCAGCCAACCGACTGGGATACCGCCATCGGCGTCGTTGCGACCCGGTTCATTGAGGCGGTTCGTGCCGATTCCGGCAACGTTGCTGTCTTCGGCAGCGGCCAGCAAACGAACGAAGCCGCCTACGCACTCGGAAAGCTCGCGCGCGGCGGGCTTGGGACGCCGCATTATGACGCCAATACTGGGCTTTGTATGGCTTCAGCGATCACAGCCTACGACCACGCATTCGGGGGGAACGCTCCACCGCCGACGTACGACGATATCCCCGCGGCAGACACACATCTTATCTGGGGAGCAAACCCCGCAACCGCCCATCCGGTTCTGTTTAATTGGGTCGTCAACAGCGCCAACGATGGCGGCCAGATAGTCGTCATCGACCCGGTCGAAAGCAAGACCGCAGCTCGCGCTGACACGCACATCCAGCTGAAACCGGGCGCTGACCTCGCCTTGGCGCGAGGGGTGATCGCCCATATCGTCGATACCGGCGGTGTCGATACCACGTTTGTCAAGTCGAACACCACTGGGTACGACTGTATGGCCGACGCCCTGCCGGCCGTACAGGAGGCCGCTGAGACGGCCGGTGTAACCGTGGATGACATCGAGACGATAGCCGACGCGGTCGACGCAAAGACGCTTCTCTACTGGGGGATGGGTGTCAATCAAAACATTCAGGGGACAGCGACGGCGCGTGCGCTGATAGATCTCTGTCTCGTGACTGGCAATCTCGGCCCCGGAAGCGGCCCCTTCTCGCTGACCGGCCAGGCCAACTCGATGGGAAACCGCGTCTGTGCCTCGAAAGAGACCTGGCCCGGCCACCAGCAGTACACCGACCAGTCGGTGCGGAAAACAGTCGCGAACACGTGGAACGTTCCGTTTAGTCGGTTGCCAACCGGCCGAGGCGACGGGTTTGTCAGCATCATCAACCGGATGGCTCGTGGCGAGATCGATATCTGCTGGACGGTCGCAACGAACCCCGCTGTCGGGTTGCCTGATGCCGACCACGTGCGCTCCGTATTAGAGGATGTTTTCCTTGTCGTTCAGGATGCCTTCCGCTCTCAGACCGTAGAGTGTGCGGACGTTGTCTTACCAGCCGCAACGTGGGGAGAAACCACCGGGACGACGATGAACATGGAACGCCGGGTCGCTCCACTCTCGGCTGCGGTTGAACCGCCCGGAGAAGCCAGACAGGACCTCGATATCATCGCCGCTATCGGCAACCGAATCGAGCCGGAGCTGTTTGACGAGCCGCCGCTTGACCCCAGCGACGTCTTCGCGGAGCTTCGGTCGATAACGGCCGGTGCCCCTGCGGATCTCTCGGGCATCAGCTACGAGCGGTTGGAGCGGCACGGGGCCGTCCGATGGCCCGCTGCCGACACCGATTCAGAGGGCGGCTATTTGTATTTCGACGATGGTGAATGGTCATTCGACACTGACAGCGGTCTGGCAGCCTTCTCGTCCGGCACGCATAGTGGCGTCGCCGAGCCAGTCGACGGGCAGTATCCGCTCACGTTAACGACCGGTCGGTCAGCCGGCGTTTATAATACGGGCGTCCGGAACGCCGAAACGCTCACTGACGGGCTACCGCGGGCCCGGATGCACCCCCGGACGATCACCGAGCAGCTGGCCGCATTTGACCGAGGCCGAACGGTGGTGGAGTCCCGACGCGGCTCCGTTACGGTTGCAGTTGAACCGGACGAGGGGATTCCACGGGGACTCGTCTGGCTGCCGATACACAATCCTGCAGTCAACACGTTGACCCTCCCGACCGTCGATCCACAGTCCGACGAACCGAATTACAAGCAGTGTGCGGTCAGGATTCGAGCCCCGACAGAAACCGACCCTGTAGCCGAAACCGAGCAGGCAGCCGACACAGTTAACGGATGA
- a CDS encoding HhH-GPD family protein translates to MEDGPDTLPADVDAVRAALIEWYETDHRSYPWRETEDPYEILVSEVMSQQTQLDRVVEAWHAFLDEWPTAEALAEADRAAVVGFWTDHSLGYNNRAKYLHEAARQVRDEHDGEFPRTPDGLQELMGVGPYTANAVASFAFNNGDAVVDTNVKRVLYRAFSELHDKEEPPYQHIADELLPKGRSRVWNNAIMELGAVACGKTPRCDEAGCPWREWCDAYDTGDFTAPDVPTQPSFEGSRRQFRGRVVRALNEYGELPIDELGPRIRVDYSPDGEYGRAWLRSLLEDLSDEGMVQLTERDGAVIARLQR, encoded by the coding sequence ATGGAGGACGGTCCCGATACACTGCCGGCGGATGTCGACGCGGTCAGGGCGGCACTCATCGAGTGGTACGAAACCGACCACCGGTCGTACCCATGGCGGGAGACCGAAGACCCCTACGAGATTCTTGTCTCGGAAGTGATGAGCCAGCAGACACAACTCGACCGAGTTGTCGAAGCGTGGCACGCGTTCCTCGATGAGTGGCCGACCGCTGAGGCACTCGCCGAAGCCGACCGAGCGGCTGTCGTCGGCTTCTGGACCGACCACTCGTTGGGCTACAACAACCGAGCGAAGTATCTCCACGAGGCCGCTCGGCAGGTCCGCGACGAACACGACGGCGAGTTCCCACGAACGCCCGATGGGCTACAGGAGCTGATGGGTGTCGGCCCATACACCGCCAACGCCGTCGCCTCGTTCGCGTTTAACAACGGCGACGCCGTCGTCGATACGAACGTAAAGCGGGTGTTGTACCGTGCGTTCTCCGAGTTGCACGACAAAGAGGAGCCGCCGTACCAGCACATAGCGGACGAGTTGCTGCCGAAGGGCCGCTCCCGCGTGTGGAATAACGCTATTATGGAACTCGGCGCGGTTGCCTGCGGGAAGACCCCTCGCTGCGACGAAGCGGGGTGTCCGTGGCGGGAATGGTGTGACGCCTACGACACAGGCGATTTCACCGCTCCTGATGTACCGACCCAGCCCAGTTTCGAGGGCAGTCGCCGACAGTTCCGTGGCCGGGTCGTCCGTGCACTAAACGAGTACGGCGAGCTACCGATAGACGAGTTGGGACCCCGTATCCGGGTCGATTACTCGCCTGACGGCGAGTACGGCCGAGCGTGGCTTCGGAGCCTGTTGGAAGACCTCTCCGATGAGGGAATGGTGCAGCTAACCGAACGCGATGGTGCGGTTATTGCTAGGCTCCAGCGTTGA